A window of the Odocoileus virginianus isolate 20LAN1187 ecotype Illinois chromosome 20, Ovbor_1.2, whole genome shotgun sequence genome harbors these coding sequences:
- the LOC110135461 gene encoding kallikrein-13 isoform X1, which translates to MRGSGPLLPTFNFSGPALPAPHHKVTMWPLAAAISFLTVAWSGGISREHPKILNGTNGTNGFLPGGYTCTPHSQPWQAALQVQGRLLCGGVLVHPRWVLTAAHCLKEGYRVYLGKHVLARVEAGEQVREVARAIPHPRYQSSPTHLNHDHDIMLLELKSAVQLTRHIQTLPLSRQRCLPPGTCCRVSGWGTTTSPQVSYPQTLQCANIELRSDEECRQVYPGKITPNMLCAGTKEGGNDSCEGDSGGPLVCNGTLHGIISWGDFPCGQPNRPGVYTRVSQYVPWIQETIRKRKAW; encoded by the exons ATGAGGGGTTCTGGCCCGCTCTTACCCACTTTCAACTTCTCAGgccccgccctccctgccccccaccacaaAGTCACCATGTGGCCCCTGGCCGCCGCGATCTCTTTCCTGACGGTGGCCTGGTCAGGCG GCATCTCTCGGGAGCACCCCAAGATTCTCAATGGCACCAATGGGACCAACGGGTTCCTTCCTGGCGGCTACACCTGTACCCCCCACTCTCAGCCCTGGCAGGCAGCCCTACAGGTGCAAGGTCGGCTGCTCTGCGGGGGAGTCCTGGTGCACCCCAGATGGGTCCTCACTGCAGCACACTGTCTAAAGGA AGGGTACAGAGTGTACCTGGGCAAGCACGTCCTGGCACGCGTGGAGGCTGGCGAACAGGTGAGGGAGGTGGCCCGAGCTATCCCCCACCCTCGGTACCAGAGCAGCCCCACCCACCTGAACCATGACCACGACATCATGCTTCTGGAGCTGAAATCTGCTGTGCAGCTCACCAGGCACATCCAGACCCTGCCGCTCTCTCGGCAGCGCTGCCTGCCGCCCGGCACCTGCTGCCGCGTGTCTGGCTGGGGTACCACCACCAGCCCCCAGG tGAGTTACCCCCAAACCCTCCAATGTGCCAACATCGAGCTTCGCTCAGATGAGGAGTGTCGTCAAGTCTACCCGGGGAAGATCACACCCAACATGCTCTGTGCCGGCACAAAAGAGGGTGGCAATGACTCCTGTGAG GGTGACTCCGGGGGTCCCCTGGTCTGTAACGGAACACTTCACGGCATCATCTCCTGGGGAGACTTTCCGTGTGGGCAGCCCAACCGGCCTGGTGTCTACACCCGAGTTTCTCAGTATGTTCCATGGATCCAAGAAACAATCCGAAAACGGAAAGCCTGGTAG
- the LOC110135461 gene encoding kallikrein-13 isoform X3 yields the protein MRGSGPLLPTFNFSGPALPAPHHKVTMWPLAAAISFLTVAWSGVSYPQTLQCANIELRSDEECRQVYPGKITPNMLCAGTKEGGNDSCEGDSGGPLVCNGTLHGIISWGDFPCGQPNRPGVYTRVSQYVPWIQETIRKRKAW from the exons ATGAGGGGTTCTGGCCCGCTCTTACCCACTTTCAACTTCTCAGgccccgccctccctgccccccaccacaaAGTCACCATGTGGCCCCTGGCCGCCGCGATCTCTTTCCTGACGGTGGCCTGGTCAGGCG tGAGTTACCCCCAAACCCTCCAATGTGCCAACATCGAGCTTCGCTCAGATGAGGAGTGTCGTCAAGTCTACCCGGGGAAGATCACACCCAACATGCTCTGTGCCGGCACAAAAGAGGGTGGCAATGACTCCTGTGAG GGTGACTCCGGGGGTCCCCTGGTCTGTAACGGAACACTTCACGGCATCATCTCCTGGGGAGACTTTCCGTGTGGGCAGCCCAACCGGCCTGGTGTCTACACCCGAGTTTCTCAGTATGTTCCATGGATCCAAGAAACAATCCGAAAACGGAAAGCCTGGTAG
- the LOC110135461 gene encoding kallikrein-13 isoform X2, with protein sequence MRGSGPLLPTFNFSGPALPAPHHKVTMWPLAAAISFLTVAWSGGISREHPKILNGTNGTNGFLPGGYTCTPHSQPWQAALQVQGRLLCGGVLVHPRWVLTAAHCLKEGYRVYLGKHVLARVEAVSYPQTLQCANIELRSDEECRQVYPGKITPNMLCAGTKEGGNDSCEGDSGGPLVCNGTLHGIISWGDFPCGQPNRPGVYTRVSQYVPWIQETIRKRKAW encoded by the exons ATGAGGGGTTCTGGCCCGCTCTTACCCACTTTCAACTTCTCAGgccccgccctccctgccccccaccacaaAGTCACCATGTGGCCCCTGGCCGCCGCGATCTCTTTCCTGACGGTGGCCTGGTCAGGCG GCATCTCTCGGGAGCACCCCAAGATTCTCAATGGCACCAATGGGACCAACGGGTTCCTTCCTGGCGGCTACACCTGTACCCCCCACTCTCAGCCCTGGCAGGCAGCCCTACAGGTGCAAGGTCGGCTGCTCTGCGGGGGAGTCCTGGTGCACCCCAGATGGGTCCTCACTGCAGCACACTGTCTAAAGGA AGGGTACAGAGTGTACCTGGGCAAGCACGTCCTGGCACGCGTGGAGGCTG tGAGTTACCCCCAAACCCTCCAATGTGCCAACATCGAGCTTCGCTCAGATGAGGAGTGTCGTCAAGTCTACCCGGGGAAGATCACACCCAACATGCTCTGTGCCGGCACAAAAGAGGGTGGCAATGACTCCTGTGAG GGTGACTCCGGGGGTCCCCTGGTCTGTAACGGAACACTTCACGGCATCATCTCCTGGGGAGACTTTCCGTGTGGGCAGCCCAACCGGCCTGGTGTCTACACCCGAGTTTCTCAGTATGTTCCATGGATCCAAGAAACAATCCGAAAACGGAAAGCCTGGTAG